The region TTCGTAAATTGTCTAGTATTTGACTATACTTTTGTATCATTGTTCATTGCAAAATTCTAAAGTTAATATTTAACTGTCCACATTATTCACTGTATTGAGAATTCTCTCAAGACGaagatataaaacatttgaatttCTAAATGACAGTGTTGAAACTTGCAGTGTTATGCTTTGacatacataaacaaaattttaaaaccctGTTTACTCATCACTGTATTTTAATATCCCATCAAAAGAAATCAATTGCATATGAAGCCCAAACAACTGGAAAGAACCCAGAAGACCAACAAGAAAACGATGacttttttaaatgctgacaCTTTTCACACCCAGGTTCGGTCGTGCCAACTGGAGAGGTGTTAGATAtgactttattcattttaaatctgAAAAGTGTAGTCATTTCCATGACATTACAAAAATTGGAACCAAGAGCAATTTATTTTCATGGCCCTAATTCTTCTGATATAAAAAAGTACTTCTCAAGAAAATCATTTCTGCAAACTTAGAAGGTGTTTTGGATTGATCATTTGTTTCCTATTGCTTAGAGTCAAATTATTTTGTCCCAGGTTTTCTAGTGAGCCAGGaatacaaagagagagaaaggaaacacacacacacagtgacccAGTATCTGAACTACTTCAGACATGGCACCCATTAAGAGGGCCTTTGCTCCTTACTGTGTAAGGGTCCTTAGCTATGACCTGACTTGCACAAGAAGTACACATGGCCCCTGAGAGGCGCTTTAGTCCCCTTTGAAAGACACTGTTGGAGAGACTATAAATGACACAGTTGCAGAAACTGTTACTAATAGCAAGCCAGGTGGTCAAGAAGGATGCGAAGCGGTTGCTGTGGCCAGTAGAGCTCTCCAACAAGAAGTAGATGATGTACGGCAACCAGAGGATGTAAAACACACTAGTAATCCGAAAGAGGACCATGGCATAGCGCTTGTCAGGACAGGCCTGCACCTCCCCAGTCTCCCCACTCTGGCTGCTGAACCGAGCTTGCCTTTCGCTGATTTCCTTTGTGTGCTGTTGGCAGATGCGAAAGATGTTGAAATAGGTGAAGCACACAATGAGGGCCGCTGGGGCATATAACATCATCACGATGAACAGGGTGAAGTAAGGGTTGGTGTGCCAGGACTCTGCACACCACCGAAACACATCTCCATGATATCCAGGTTTGCCCCAGTGgaaaaaggaaggcagaaagacCAGTGCAGAATATAGCCAAATGATGAAAATACACAGGCGTAGTCTCCAGGGTGTAACCAGGGTGTTATAGGTTAAAGGTTTAGTGATGGCAATATATCTGTCAATACTGATACAGGCCAGAGAGGTCATGGACACACTCTTCAGAACTGATACTACAAAACCAAACACCTGGCAAGTCAAAGACTCCTCTATTGGAAGCGGGTAGTGGAGGAGTGATAAAGAAGGAACCAGGCAGCTGACCCCAACCAGGAGGTCAGCATATGCCATAGTCTGGATAAAATAACTTGTAGTGTGGTGATTCAACAAAGGTGCACagtgaaatacaaaaatcacaatGATGTTGCCAGAAATTATCAATACAGTTAGAAACACAATAATCAACACTTCCAAAAGGCAAAAATTGACAGTTTCCAAATAGCCAAATGCCAAGAGGCAAAAAGGGTGGCTGCTCTGATTACCATCCAAGGTGGAGTTCATCTTGAGCTCAGGAGTGATCTCTCACTTCATGCTGCCGCTTGGCCGCTGCCAACAGTTCAAAGGAGCAGCTGCTGTCATTGCGGTCAGCTCTGTGTGTTTGTAATAATGCCCAAGGAGCCTCAGTCCCCAGGCTCGCGATGCTGCTGCTCTGATGCATTGCCTGCAGTGCAATCCCCCTTTAAGTCCTTGGAATAGGGAGAGCCAGCAGCAGTTGTCTGGCCAGTCTCAGTTGCGGCCATAGTACCACGTTTACCGTATACATAGTGCCAGGGCAATAAGGCAAATTCTGGGTACAATGTCTTCAGGCCAATGAGGGTAGGGGGTAGgggcagaagagaagggaagaaaattagGAGCTTCAGCAGGAGTTGTAATGAGTCTCCTCTGAAGAGCTgatagaagaaaaggagagagcattttatattttgcatcccaaaacaaaaatcaaagaatcTGGCTAGCTCAGGCTGGTATCACCCCTcccactccatcccaccccaccccacccagaacTACCCAGCACCCCACATAACTAATGGGTCCTTACTCTCCAGAGGAGGCACAGCAACAGCAAGCTTTCATGATCAACATAGAATAAAATCAATTGTAGTCAGACCAATctacccccattttcctttcaCTGGAGccttttgggggagaaaaggaatCTGCTTACTgcatttctaaaaacattttaccATAATTACCAtgaataaaattaactaaaataacttattttcttgATTCCTGTGTAATATTTTGCCTCTTTGAAAACATCTCAACGGAATTTATCTCTCTAGCTCAATTTCAGAGTGTTACCTGTAATTCTGCATGCTGCGATCCAAACAAAAGCCACAAAACATCCTTAACAGAAAGCCTCGCAAAGCAGGAATGTGCCTCAGCTGGGTTTACTGCagaactgagacacagagggagGGGATAAAGGAGTAGGAGGGGAAATAGGGAGAGAGGGGGCTTGGGAAAGAGAAGCagcgggcggggggaggggaaagaaaatgcCTATGCAGGCACACGCTCTGGCATCTTCAGCAGCTCATTAGGATTCATCACCAGATTTCCAGACTGCATAGTGGGGGACTAACTGAACACGCCCGCAGTGCAGGGTTTCAAAGCTGTTTCCTCGTCTGTCTGGAATCCCCCTTTTGGTAGATGAACAGAAAGAACTCAAACTGCTAGTAAGGAAAAGAGGTAGTAACTGGGACATTGTGCCAACCAGGAATTAGACTGAAACACACTGCCAGAGGGGTAGGTAATGCTGAGAGGAAATTCCTATTTTCTTGTAGCATTTTCCCAGGGAACAAAGAGCAACGTTAAAGCATGAAAGCGCGTTGTGCATTAACAGTGCATGGTGACTGAGGAATTGTCATTCAGCAGCACGTGAACTTCTGGCCAGAAAGCTAAAATTGCAGCATAAATTTTCTCTCACAATTCACTGGATATTGGCCAATATTAAGAAAGATGACCAAAATAGCAAGCAAACTTCAGTATCAGTTtgtcaagagaaaaacaaagaaaatcttacccaTTCTGAGTACTGCAGAAATAGTACACACACAGAAGAGAGGTTACATTTTTCCTGCATTTAACACTATTCTATGGTTTTGAGATGCCACGACTTGGTCTAGTTCCATGAGACACAGTACACAAATATGTAATAAAAGATGGAAAAGTAAAGGTACTGTTTCTACCAGGCTTGAAAATTACAGGAAGTTTCATGGTACAAATTAGCCTTTGTATCTCAGAACACACAATTTTGTTTGTGTCTACTTAAAACAATGCAAAGTGGGATTTCATTGTGGCTCTTCTGATAATGTCACACATGATAATTTTCAGCTAattagaaaatgtatatttttattatcttttcccCCAGGTGTCTTTGGATTCTCAATTCACCCTTCTAAATAAAGTTCCAAAGATCcaatattgcaaaagaaaataaacaaatgttggttATTTGTAAGCATTCCAGAAGGTCTGCACACCTGGGTGGAAAATGTGTTATGTGACCCAACTCGCATTTTTTGTTTCACACACATGCTTTGTCATTGCAGGCAAATGACCATCCGCAACCAGAACTCAACTAATTACATTTTAAGATCAGATGCACAGCACTTATTGTACAAAGGCAAGAAACAAACACCTACTGAGAATGAGCCTGGCAACCGTATCTGACAGGTCTTACAGAGAATGCGGCAACGTGTGGCACAGGGAGAGCAGAGCCATGGCACTGAACACTCCTCTGGTTCCAACCCTAGCTCTACTGTCACTTCAGCCGCTCTTACACTCAATTTCGTCATCTGTGAGAAGCGTATCACACTCCCCATTTCATGGGGTTGTTGAGAAATAAAGGAGACTTACCAATACTTATCACAGAGGGAGTACACAACTTTACTAACTTTCTTCTCACATAGTTAAAACAGCCTGTGACTTCCTACCAGTCATGATGCACTGCTTGAGGCTGGGCTCCTGAATCCTAAGCGCCCTCTCTTACTATGACTGCCCAGTTGTAAGACACGTAACAGTTATTTGGATACTTTGCTGAGGCTAGCCCAGTATGATACCCAGAAAGATGATGATATGGCATCAATTATTCCCTCTGCACAAATAATTTCTCtgcctgtgtctccagccatGAATTCACTCTTGAGGTCCCTTTTCCATCTACAACTTGACCGCTAACACACATCTACCACCTGGATGTCCTGTAGAGACTTCAACCACAgcactaaaatattaaatacagttTTCCCACCAAATAAGCCTCTCTTGTTTTTTCCCAACATTTTCCCACGCATTCAAGAATGAAACGTAGGAATCATCTTGACTACTCTCTCCATCAATGTACTGTTCTTAGGTACCAtgtcctggaaatctatttctaCAGCAGCTCTCAAATTCACTTCCACTTCAGTATTTAATACTTTAGTTCATCATTAAATATAGTCGAGACTTCTAGCCTTATCCCTCTTCCTAATATATTGTTTCTAATGTATTTATATCTAGTACCACGTACTTTGTTTCGGTACTGTGCTGTTCAAGACGAGTcaatggctccccactgcctttcCAGTCGGTACCACATCGCCCAGACACCTTGCCCCTCAGCCAAACCATCTGCcatagacttcatttttaaaCTCCCATTTttgagtgcttaataaatattaaatgaaaataagtacaaaaaaaaaagtaatgatttCTGAGAGTTACAGTCCAAtaaacagaaaaagcatttgtcaAAGTAACGAGCCCAGGCTTTTCCAACTCCTTGTGAGTCTGGGCATGTAATTATTCTCTCTACACCCAAGGTTACTCGTGTTTGAAACTACATAGTTATGctgataaaaatgtattatactgGCTGATaacttaaaatgtaataaaatgtaatgaaactATAAGCTGGTATATTACTGTCATTAGTACAATAACAAGTCTTCCAACTTTGGTTTTATTTGAGTAAAACCACTCTTGGAGCTATAATCAAAATATTCAcatagaaaactttttttaaaaagcccaataGCCACACTTCATATAATCAGTCAAGAgttgaatgttttgttttaaagaaaaacattttcttcagaaGAGACAACTTATTAATGACATGGGGGCAATAAATCTATGTCCTCACAAAAATCTatacattcatttcctttttaaaataatgcagtcTCATAATATATTTGACTTTTACATAAAAAAGAGAACAACTATTTCTGCACACTTGACTGaaaggaaatacattaaaaatcaactctagccctggctggtgtggctcagtggattgagcaccggcccgcaaaccaaagggtcaccagttcaattcccagtcagggcacatgcctgagttgcaggccaggtcctcaatagggggtgcacgagaggcaaccacacattgatgtttctctcccttctctttctcctacctttcccctgtctctaataaataaataaattctttaaaaaaaaatcaactgtagcccaggccagtgtggctcagatggttggagcattgtcccgtgaaccgaaaggttgcaggttcaattcccagtcagtgcacatgcctagaCTGTAGGGTCAGTcctcctggttggggtgcatatgagaggctaccaatcaatgtttctcccccatatcaatgtttctctcccactctctctctctctctctcttttgtcccctctctaaaagcaataagcatgtcctcaggtaaggataaaaaaatagataaaattcaaTTCTATTTTTCACTGGATGGTTGGATTACAAGTGgtattttacttccttctttatggttttattcattttatgaatttcccaatttctatgtattatttaatcagtttttaaaaagccagccaAAATGATATATAACATGCCCCTTTGGGTAAAGCTAACAAGAACACTTGGCAGCGAGAAGTCCTCTCCACGCAGCCCTGAACGGGTAAGGGCATTAAGCCATCTACTTCACGGGGCTCAGCTCCACTTGCCCTTATGTCGTCAAAGCAATACTCCTCCAGAGAGTCACTGCCGCGCCGTTCACCTCAAAATGAGCCCTCAGAGCCCCAGGTAAAAATTCTCACAGAATGAGAATGTACCTGGATGAAACACATGGGGCTGCCAATATTTAACCGTCTCATTTCTGGttaaatattttcctgatttACAAAACTGGCAACTTTTATATATATGATTCTACctaatactaaaaaaattaaaataacaaaatgacagaactaaaaaggaaataaagcagaaagGGAAACATGGGAAAAAGGAATACTtatcacattttatatatatatacttctcCCAACTTATTTAGTGGCTTAACCATTATCCATGAGAAAGGGTCAATCTCATTTCTTCAAATTCATCAGATTCACTTCTGGGCACTGTCATTATTTGGTAAAAGTGAGCTTTAAGTTTAtttaattaacattattttagtgCAGTGGATGGGGGTGTGTTTATAGAAACATTATTACAAAACCAATTTAAGGTACTTTGATTCATCTTTTACTCCTCCCTCTTCATCTCCCACATTTATTCAATCATCAAGAACCAAGGATTCCACCTCTGAAATTTCTCTAAAAGAGtttctttctctatcccttctgCCAATACTCCAATGCAAGTCACAACTGTGTCTTGCCTAAATTCCTAACAGTTTTGCCATAATTAATCTTACTCCATCCTAAATCCAGTAGCCAGAACAATCTTTCTAAAACTGAAAGTGATAATACAAATAACAATAACTAAGCAGTAATTCATACTTACGATGGTCATTATCTATGTTAATTTTAACTCTACAAATAAGATaccattatcccattttacagataagaacacAGAAGTCTAATGTTAAATCACCCAATGCCAATGGCTTGAATGCAGAACTAGGGTTTGAATCCTGAcaatctgcttttatttttttttttcaaatttcaaaattttttattgttcaattacagttgtccccatttccccattattctcccctgccctacctaccctctacctctcacattcaatcctccccccacccctgctgtctttgtccatgggtactttatacatgttccttgacatgacctccctcccaccccccattcagggcacatgcctgtgttgcaggcaaccgatcaatgtatctctctcacatcgatgtttctctccctctctttctccctaccttcccctctctctaaaaataaaaataaaaatcttagccctggctggtatggctctgtggattgagtgctggcctacgaaccaaatgggcactggttcgattcctagtcagggcacatgcctggactgcaggccaggtccccagtagggcgtgtgcgaaaggcaaccacacaatgtttctctccctctcttttcttcctcccttcccctctctgaaaataaataaaatcttaaaaaaaaaaaggcaatctgCTTTTAGATGGACACTCTAAACGAGTTTGCACATTGCCTTCCAAACCTGACTATATCATTTGCCTGCTTAAAGAGCTTCAATGACTTTCTATTGCCTGAAATCTTAAATATGCCTTGTTTAGGCTTTCTAAGATCTGGCCCCCACCTACCCTTTTCTGGCCTTACCTCCTTTTACACACCATGAAATTGCCTAGCTCTTTCTCACCCTTGAGCACAAGCTTTTCCCTCTGACTTTTAACACCGCACATGCCACACAGCACCCCATCTACCCCAACGATGCCCCCCAGCCTGGGGAATTTCTGAACAAGACACCTTTTAGACCTCTTAGATGAGAAAAGACTTTCTGGTCATTTTCCACACATCAACATGTACAGCtctcaaaaaattttattgtaactGGTCAGTTAACTGCTTATTTCCTCACTAGACTGTAGACCCCCCCAAACCAGGGAACAGGTATATTTTATTCATGGGTATATCTATGACCCCTCGAACAGCACTGGCAGAAAGGTGACTTTCAAAGGTACTTTTTCCCAgttcttttttgtaattttaaaaggtatttttgaCTGACTAACAAATCCCTAATAAAACAGCATGCAATTCTGCTTTTAGATGGAAAGATCTTTCAAGTAAAACCCTAGTTTGTTAACTGTTTATTCACATGTAATCATTAGGCTGATACACATAAAATTACCTACTGTAGATAAAAAATTGTCAAACTACAGCAATTTTAATAGGATCAAATATACGTTTCCAGTCTCGTAATTCATGAAACCTTTCGAACACTGGTCAGATGCGACTTACAGAAACTCACTAGTGGGGACACGACTCTACAGAGATGGGATATGGGGACTTAAAGTTACTTTCACAAGTAACAATTTGAAGAAACCTTGTCTTAGTCCATCTGTGCCgctgtaacaaaaataccacagactaaaggtttataaacaacagaaatttatctgcCACAGTTCTGAAGACGGGAAGTCCAAGCAAGGTATTGGCCAGTTGTGTCTGGTGTGGACCCACAGCTGTCTGTCACTGTGTGCTCACAGggtggaaggggcaagggagctctctggggtcttctTCTATGAGGATACTAATCTCATTAATGAGGGCACCGCACTCTGGCACTCTTCATTTAATCACCTCGAAGTCCCCATCTCCAAACAGCAAcacactgggggttaggattcCAACATATGAATCTGGGGTTGGACACACATTCAGCCTATAGCAGACCTACTACAGCAACTGCTACATGGAAGCAAACAATATACAGTGGTACCTCCGTACTCGTTGGCTTCAGAGCTCCTCAAACCTGGTACttgtcacattttgatgagaaaaagtaTTTCAGCACTCAGTGCTTGCTTGCTACTCATCACatttgctagaacttgtatgagtcatgatGCTACCTcccaagagaaaatgcttcatcaattGTTGTTTGCTCGCCACTCGTCGGAACAAATTAATGACGAGTActgatgagtactgaggtaccactgcaGTTTTAAAAGTCCACTCACAAGAGAAAATAGACTCACTTGCTGTCTGAGTCTATTTTCTTTCAGACTCAGACAGCAAGAGCACTCAGTTGTGAAACAGGAGGATCACGGGCTATTTTGGAGGGCAGGACTCAAACACACTATCTAATTTTCCCAAATGTTAAAGCTTAAAGGAAGATCAACCCTTTACTTCAGTAATCTCCCTgcagagaagaggaaatgaatGGTCACAGGTCCAGAATCTCATCTGAGGTCACAAAAGCTAGTGGCAGAGCTGAAACTAGCACTCAGGCTTCCTAACTCCATGGCCAGTGCTCTCTTTGCTAAACTGACGCCCGTCCCATTTGGTATCCACAGGCAAGTTCTCATGATTAAGTATTTTGAATCCTTGACTATTATCAAATCTACCAGAGAGATACTTTTAATCAAAtataaaactatgaataataaaataccatgagatatatttaaattattttttaagactggTAAAATGTGGCTGAGCCTCCAGGGCTCCCCTGGACaattagaaatgtaaatattGGTTATATGGTCTAGTTCAGTTTCTGTGTAAAAGCTTAAAATACATGGCAAAAGAGTCTTACCACTAAAGTTTATCGCTAAaaccactatagaaaacaatGCAAACAGGTTTCAGAAAACACAAGGCTGACtaaatggaaggaaagagaaacatcagaatacgaggtctgtccagaaggtgtccagccatgtactatgaaaaatagagacatttactggagaagatacaagacacaagaaacactgcacacaggacaatgacgcctcagtccccttcagagtaggcaccgtgggacctcacacagttctcccaattgccatcagctgccccatcgtattttcctgaactctcatcaacagtctgaaatctcttccctttcaaaggtgattttagttttgggaaaagtgagAAGTTGCAGAGTTCCagatctggactgtaggggggctgagtcacctgggtgactcgagacgtgatgcatgagcaggtgtgttgttgtgatgaagctgccagtcaccagttgcccatagctgcagcctcctgaacCATCCGAATAGTTTCTATTCTacagaggaatgctcaagcttaacatgaaatttgatgcagacttgttgctctactcgctcagtcattttgaatgtgacatccgcacagtacacgtgctcactcaagggcatctaccacccctactgactagtaccgtgaagtcctcattgttatatgcacattctagtccactctccttggctgcctggttacatcgATGTTATgcaaactattcttgttatattaacaatggctggactctttccagacagacttcaAGTTACtatttaattattctattattattttatttatttattcgttcattcatttatttatttttaaatccttacccaaggacatttttccattgtttttagagaggacaggagaggaggagagagagagaaacatcagttggttgccttcttgcacacactccaaccagggattgaacctgcaatctttcgGTCTGGGGACAaagctccaatcaactgagccacaccggccagggctattttattttatcctcatccaaggacatgcttattgatttcagagataggggaatggagggagaggaacatctgtgtgagagagaaaaagtgattggctgcctcccacacatgcccccaccagggcctgaacctacaacctaggcatgtgccctgactggaattgaacctgcaaccttttggtttacaggaggatgctccaaccaactgagtcacaccagccagggcataattattctattattaaAAGACTTCCTTAAGGAAGCAGTTTTGATGTAAATGTTTACTactaagcaaataaataaaaggaacagaaGACTCATTGACATAAAGGTGGAAAATAACCAAAAGAAAGAGGGGCTCAAGGATGAAACTGAAAATTGGGAGATGAAAAGGTGCCCTCCATTCTCAATTCCAATTTATTGAGTCAACAAACAAGAACAAATACAGGTCTTAGAACTGGGGGTAAGAGAAGACATGGAACCCCCGCGGATTATTCTTTAAGATTTCGTCCCCTTGCACCTGTGCAACACGTTCTATCTAGAGATCAAGGTTGAGGAGCCCTTGGTCAAAgaccagaaagaacaaaaaacaaaaaatctaggAGTGTTTGGTCTGTGAAACTCACTCCATGAAGCCAAGGGTAGTTCACTGTCAAGAAATCTATCATATGTTGATAGATTACGGATCTAtcaatgaattaaagaaaatcatattAAGTGCTGAGTAAGCTTTGACGGAAATTCAGTAGATATTCTTAGTAAAAACTCAACGTCAGAGATAGAAGAAAATCATTTAGGTAAAAATAATTTACGCCCCCCCCAAAATGAACAGCATGCTttctaaaaaattacaaatgaaaaccaTTTTAATTAACATCAGGACCTCGATAGAGATGCTAGTTATAACCATCACCATTTAACACTGTCTTAATGATTCtatgaaatacaaaaacaaagccaaaaaatgAGCAGCTTGCATGAACAGTGAAAAGAGAAGTGAAACTGGTTTTGCTGCTCATGTTAATGCATGCCTGAAAATCAAAAGATGCTAGTATAAAATTAGGATGACTAATCAATATATCTAGAGGTAAATGgatggaaaattttttaaaatcggTGTCTATTTTTTATAGTATCAATTAGCAGCTAGAAATaagaattggaaaaatatttaatttgctaTAGCAAGAACACTCTATGATaattcttagaaataaatttaacggAAGAGGCACAAAACATAAATGAAGGCAACTGTGAAGTCTttaacacacataaaacaagatCTGAACAAGTGAAAAACTGTAGCATATTCTTCAATGTAAAACTATTATAACAATGTAAGTTATATCCtaaattaatatgtaaattaaatgtgATTCCAATTAGAATCCTTATATAACCTTATAGTTGTGGTGGtaaaattggagaaaataattttaaggattacatggaaatttaaatatgcaagaatagattaaaaaatatgaaataaaaaacagtgaaaaaagacTTGCTTTACCAGATATTAGAATATAACTCAAAGCCACTTTAACCAAAATAGTATTGGtatagaaaaacacaaacagaTCAATAAATAGAACAATCTAGAAATCAATCCCAGTATTTATGAGAATTTAAGATATAACAAAGGTGGCAGTTCTAGGAAAATAGAACACCCGGTTATCCATCTGGTAGAAAGTAAAATTGGACCATCATCATATGccgtatacaaaaataaattccagatggattaaatatgtaaaaatataacacatacaATAAAAATCTGGCAAGAAAATCTTGGAAACTACAGTTACAAAATCGGAAGGTATGAGAGACCTTAAGACACAATTTTCcacataaaaattagaaaatgtttgtatgacatgaaaccataaataaaatcaataaaaaattaaaagttttaggAAGATATTTATAATGAAGATACAAAGGATTAATGTATATAACATATAGAGAATGTCTacaaactgacatttaaaaaaacttaatagaaaaatgtacaaagaCTATGAAGAGGTAATACATGCAGGAGCAAGTCACTCAGGTTTACTGGTAGTCGGGCAGCTGCAAACTAAAGACAGGTGGGCATCAGTTACACCCActgatgggaaaaaattaaatacagtgaTAACTGGAATATGGGTCAACACGTAATTTTCCTACACTGCTGGTGAAACTGTGAACTATTACAGCCTTTCAGAGAAGCAAAAAGGAtctaagtaaattaaatataaaaaccgaataaccattttaaaaaacacgTTATCCTTTGTTCTAGCAATCACACTTCTGAGACTAttccataaaattaaaagatttagaACATGTGTAAAGATGTTTACAGTAAAACACTACTTAGAGgctaagaaacagaaacaaagtaaACGCTCACCAACAGAAGAATGGCTGAATAGAAGACTATATTTGTAAACACTTAAGTACATAATcacatttgtttaaaagaaattctgT is a window of Desmodus rotundus isolate HL8 chromosome 1, HLdesRot8A.1, whole genome shotgun sequence DNA encoding:
- the GPR21 gene encoding probable G-protein coupled receptor 21; this translates as MNSTLDGNQSSHPFCLLAFGYLETVNFCLLEVLIIVFLTVLIISGNIIVIFVFHCAPLLNHHTTSYFIQTMAYADLLVGVSCLVPSLSLLHYPLPIEESLTCQVFGFVVSVLKSVSMTSLACISIDRYIAITKPLTYNTLVTPWRLRLCIFIIWLYSALVFLPSFFHWGKPGYHGDVFRWCAESWHTNPYFTLFIVMMLYAPAALIVCFTYFNIFRICQQHTKEISERQARFSSQSGETGEVQACPDKRYAMVLFRITSVFYILWLPYIIYFLLESSTGHSNRFASFLTTWLAISNSFCNCVIYSLSNSVFQRGLKRLSGAMCTSCASQVIAKDPYTVRSKGPLNGCHV